CAAACTTCTCCTCAgagaagttcgttttattgagCCTTACAAATTCAAGCACGGCACAAAGGAATCTGGTCAAGCCTGGAATGAGGTGGCTAATGGTGTAAACCAGCATGAAGGATTTAAAGTAATGCGCTGGGATCAGAGAAGTGTTAGAGACAGGTTCAATAAACTGCTAGGTGATTTCAAAGCAAAAGTGAGAAAAGAGGAGGGAGAGTCAGGGACAAATACAGAGCCATTCTCTGAAGCAGAAACTATTTTAGAAGAAATTGACGAACAAATGTTGTCTGCAAAGGTTGACTTGGCTTCAACTACAGCAAAAGACAGCGAACAGCAgaaaaatgagagaaaaaagGCTATGGCAATAAGAGATGCAGCTATGAATACATGGGCAAAGTCTAAATGTGTTGCTGATTCTGATGAAGAAGAGAGTGCAAGTGAGAAACCAAGAGGCAGGAAAAGGAGGCGTGGCAGTGATGCCCTGCAGTACCTTGAGGCCAAATGTCAGGCTGATGCAGAAGTGAAAAAGCAAGAAGTAGCTCTTCGCCAGCAAGAATTGGCCTTACAACAGAAGCGACAGGAGCAATTTGAAGCCCAATTGCTTCATCAACAGCAGCACCTACAGCAACAAGCactgcaacaacaacagcagttTAATGTGCAACAACAGCAATGTCAACAAACACAAAATTTAATTGTTGCTTTATGGCCAAAAATgtctaaaaactaaaatatgGACTGAAGATTGGTGATTGAGCTGAGctatttgtttgttgtaaagTACAGCAATTGCTTGGGACGTTTCAGGCTCTTGAAATATGCTTTGTAACCCACATTATTCTATGGTTTATTGCTTAATTATCATATTTTTTCTTGTGATCAAAACCGTTCTTTCTGTTTTATAGCTTCAAATCATATAATACCTCATTTCTTTTGCACGGTAACAAACTTTCAATCATTTGTTCTTATTTACAATCCTTTTTATACAGCTACTTGTAAAACAGTTGTACAACATCAGTGGAACACTTGCTGCTTTTGTGGGAACTTTTAATCTATGCAAATGCTCAACTTTGTCTGATGCTTTTTTGCTAATGGCTTTTAGTTAAacagaaataatttattttttgttcttgATGTTCTTTATATCAGTGTTGATGATGTTTACCATGGTGGTCAGTAACTTGAACTTATATTGTTTGGCAGAACTGGATAATGTAATTCGAATTATTGAGTTTGACTGTGACCAGTTCGTAATAAAGTTGTTACACATGGCATAAATGGATACTATGGCATCTGAATGTCTAACGTCACGGCCTGCATGCATAATTAATGCCTATTACAACAAACAACGATATTGAGGGCCTCCCAAGGGTCTCGGGGAACAAGGCCTGACATGATCATTTCTTTCAAGGGAACAAGCGATATTTTGGGCATTAATTTGAGGGAACAAAGGATATCTCTACTATTAAAGGGAACCTTGGCAAAAGAATTTTGGGAACAATGGAATTTATTTACTAATGGGGAACAAGGgagaaaaagtgaaattttcaaGGGAACATGCTAacccccttccctcccccccTCTTCCCTGGGATGCCCCTCAATAATGAACGCAGAATCCATGGGCAAGGTCAGCTTAAGCTACAGTTCTGTTAACAAACTATTACACCAAATAGTCTTGAACGGTTGGGGGATCAAGTTGAAAGAATGTTGATACTGTGTTACCATAAAGACAGGTAAGAAAGTTCCTGAAACGTGCAGCAACTATATAATGCTTTCCAATTGCACTTAATCCTAGCtttaagtttttcttaaaatctaAAAACTTGAAGGAATTCAAAACATCACCAAATAGCCATTCAACGGACACCCTAACAGAACTCATTGCTTTGTTAAGAGCTTCCATGTTTTTCGTAAATACTGGGACCCCTCCAATCGGTAGGGGGCCATTAAGTGACGACGAAGGGGGTAGGCGGGGTCTCCATAGAGACACAGAACGTCCCCTGTTGGGCTGAAAGCTACTATTTGAGGGCTATTTAGCAGGTCAGAGTCTTTAAGCATTCCTGCATCGTGACCTCTACCCTCAACTGGACCGTAAAGATTTGCTATCAGGCTATTTGGTAACGCCACTGATTGAAATTTTAGCGCGTGAACACGCTTGTGCCCATTGTAGACTATGCGCTGGTTTTCTCCAGGGCGGCATATAGGGCGAACCGTACCATCAATGAAACCATAACAATTACTGAGGGGACTTCCTTGCCTAGCGATTGCCTTCGAGTATTCTTGAAGATTAGCTGGGGAGACAAATCACTGATTCCAAGAGGTTAAACTAAATCCATGCACGTTGTAGATCCAGTAAAGTACCGTGTTTGTGATCATACACAGCTCTGGTATTGGGCGAGCAAATGTCGAAATTAAATCGAAATATCGACATGGGTAAGCTAATCGTTTCAGCATTAAGCAAATCCCTTCCATTCTGCTGCACACTGTTCCTTGTGGGCACTTGAAAGTTGCCGGAAGCATTCAGTAGAATCGGAAGATCGTCTTTGGCCACTCTAAAGTGGGCTTCACACTCGCACGAATTAAATGAATCCAAACAAAATGGATCAAAATCCCAGTATGGATACGAGGGATTAACGGGCTCGTAATAATCTTCATCATCTAAAAAGCCATCGCCATAAGCCATTAAAAGAGCGTTTCTAACATCTTCGAAAGACATCTGATCTAACTGCTTCCCTGGACGTTCTCTTTTAATAACAACATTAAACTttatcttaaaaataaaaagaaatggcATACCTACCGTCTTCCGTCACTTAGTGAAATCTTAAATGACAACACGCGTCAAATTTTCGCGCCCTTTTCCGTACTCGACCCAGTCTACTGAATACGCATCCAACCGTCGGAGTCGACCGTATTcgactatcttaaagtccctaatgcgATGGGGAATGCGAGGGAGAGGATTAATAGGTATGTACTACCCCCTCCCCCCGTTATGCCTCTTCACTTCTGTGATCAGATGATCTTCGTCAGGATATCATGCCCTGTATAGTTTTGCCATTTGACTCAACTTTTCACTTTTTCCTTGAATTAcagcagtttctttaaaaaagaaagctaCTCCACCCCCCTCAGTACATAATCACCACCCCCTGGCTGGAGTCCACATATAATATTGTTCAACAACTTAAATACTATCAAGATGCCAAATTTGGTGCTTTTACCCTCGGTACATAATCACCACCCCCTGGGTGGAGTCcacaaataatattgttcaaCAACTTAAATACTATCACCATGCCAAAGAAAGCTACTCCACCCCCCTCAGTACATAATCACCACCACCTGGCTGGAGTCCACATATAATATTGTTCAACAACTTAAATACTATCACCATGCCAAATTTGGTACTTTTACCTCAAAGTGCGTGCTCaattccggatcgagtggtccgggttcgcgtcctggcaggggacattgtctTCTTGGGCaggacactttactcccacggtgcctctctccagcTAGGTGTATAAAAGGGGTACCgacgaaatgctgggggtaaccctgcgatggagtagcatcccatccagggggcagtagaaatactcctagtcgcttcatgctaatgaaaccagagataagtgccggcctgactgggccttctggctcgtaaacagagactttactttacttttacctcAAAGTGCACAATTTTCACCATATGGCAGGAATAAAAATAGTGCCGCTCGATTGATCTGTGGCACTGCGAGAAGGCTCTCCGAGagactggggttgggggtagacGGAGGGCCTGCCGCATGGCTATCGCGTCCAGATTTTGGACggaaaatactgattggctgaaatcaaTCACTTGGTGACGTCACCATTGACAAGCTCTGATAACAAGAAATGCGTATTTGAAATCgtagaatgttgcaattttACCGTAACTTTAACAGTTAAAGGTCGAGGAACGCGATGCAATGACTTCCCTGCTGGAAGAAAAGGAAGCTCTAGTTCCTATTATCCACAGAATTCGGGAAAAGTTTTATTTTCTAACTGTTTCtcgtagcggccaaaatacaACAAGGGCGACATCATGTCACCGAGTTAGTTTCCTGTCCTCTACACAGCATTATTGCTGATCACATTTGGCCAGAAACTTGGGCGTTTCGGCTGCCTCAGTTGCTGATTTAACGTTAGAGGAACTCTGCACGATTTCCGGCAAGTATTTGGTTAAGCTGAAAGGGCCGCTCGACACGGAAATGATTGCTCGATCCCCTGGTAACTTCGCAATACTTCAATACAGGCTAATACAGGCTAATACAGGCCAATACGCTTGAGaacaaaatattcaaattttcaaatcaCATAAATTGATTTAGTAAAATACATATCTGTAATCACAAATACTCGATAAGCCTTTGAAACAAAACAGTGTAGGTTTTAGAATATCTCTTGCATCTGTCTGGTATAAAAGTGTGATGTAGTAGTTGTAATGTCtgtattttcatttaaataaataaagacataaataaagacataaataaataaataaataaataaataaataaacaactcCGCTTCGCATAACcaaaatttggcagcagttgtggtcgacgagtCTCACACAGTGGAGATGTGATCAGGGAATAGAGATTTCTCTATTACAATTTATGTCGTTTTTTGCAATTCATGCCCTTGTGACgtttaaggattaatttcacttgtattttcaaagttttccatttttttgctCGTCGCGTCACGACTCGGgtaattttgtgaaaatattgaaaatacgCGTTAAAATAGTTAATTGCCCTCAGGCCCATGCGATTAGATATACAAATAAACCCGAAAATGAGCTTTTTTAcgggatttgtgaaaatagcaAATTGTGGACAACTACTAAAACTTATTTGCAcatattctttgattgcattcacgtgataagacggccatgttggtgccaaaacaatagaaaaatgtagctcaagttttgcacaATATTatgtcaaattcccaaaagaccttttcgctattgttctttccaccaacatggtcgTCGTGACGTCAGGTGCCAACTGTTGAATAGGGACTTATCCACCGGGCTGAACAACCTGACTGAACAACCTGGGCCAGAAAATTAAGGGCGTCTGTACGTGTAAGAATTAAGTCCTCTTATAGAACACAGCCAGTGTATAGATGAATTACCAGGTTTGCATATTTCGCCAGTGGCTGATGGCTATCGTTTTTgacatagttaatcgagggacttgttatgaaaccttagaccTTTCAAAATCAAGAGCAATGTTGTCGCGACGATGTTGAATTCACCATGACGCTGCATAATCTTTTATTTTCGCTTCGAAccggtttgcaaattagttgcgcataatttaatcaaaGGATTtaattggttatcttctcgaaaaaaggcgtgttttgtgcagggttaGGGCCACAAAtaaggacaaaaacatgaaacaacaaGATCTTTCAGAACTGAAAACtgcgctttgaaaatttatctgttttcttaccactatagtcgcaacgtagcacacattccaaagcagtctttgttgattcactatgactatagacacaaaatcacctgatcaatctgtagcacaacaactgacaacaaaggctgcacacgaacttattgcactatcacttatagccgaggtgaaatctcGGAGGAATCCAATGACGTAAcggtcttaattaatctggaactgtcatcGGGATATCTATGAgtatgaacgatacgataataacacttttaacaacttacagctttcctaaaagtcgcgattaaatttaattgtttttttacacgagtaaaggcctagcaaagtagtcacacgcgtcacttaatttaagaatgtgttatccacggctatctttagtacggtggttatttccccaccaatgaaagttgaaacgtcgacacattccatggatgacataatgaccttttatgtattcaatacttgCTTCGAATCAAccgcttaaataacacaaaatggCAATATACTTTGTACTAAATAAAAAGTGGAacattcataaaattttaagtacatttaataacgttttaacagcttttggcgaataccggtaaacatcataagttgcgtgattcgaaGTGCCACTGACTATATGTCTAAATAGAAATTTGGGTCTGCTCACtgacaaaactaaattttatctgttttcttacctctatagtcgcaacgtagtacacattccaaagcagtccttgttgattcactgatgactctAGAACCAAAATTACTTGAttaatctgtagcacaacaaactgacaacaacgactacACACGGAGTTATTGCACTATTACTTATAGCCGTTgtcaaatctccgattgcaccatcagtcgtagccgttgtcaaatctccgatgacgtaatagtcttagctttctttcttaaaagtcacgattacatgtttcaataagacacaaaaaaatatatattttgtaaataaagaGCGGACTATactcataaaattttaagtgcattaacgttttaacagctttttggcgaataaacatcctaAGTTGCGTGACTGAAGTCCCACTGTCTATGTGGCCGAGTGTAAGTCTGGTTCAGCTCGCCggcaaaacgaaaaaaacaagaagatctttcagatcttaaaaccgcgctttgaaaatttatctgttttttttaccactatatagtcgcaacgtagtacacattccaaagcagtctttgttgattcactatgactatagacacaaaatcacctgatcaatctgtagcacaacaactgacaacaacgaatGCACACGAAGTTATTGCAATATCAGTAAGAGCCGAGGTGAAATTTCCGaggaatctccgatgacgtaatggtcttaattaatctggaactgtcatcaggatatctatgggtataaacgatacgataataacacttttaacaacttacagctttctttcctaaaagtcgcgattacatttaattggttttttacacGAGTGAAGGTCTAGTAGTCACACGCGTCACTTAATttaagaattacgttatccacggctatctttagtacggtggttatttcgctaccaatgaaagttgaaacgtcgacacattccatggatgacataatgaccttttatgtattcaatactcgcttcgaaaCAACCCCTTatataacacaaaaaggcaatatattttgtactaaataaGAGTGGAATATCCATAAAAAGCTTTTGGCGAATACctgtaaacatcataagttgcgtgattcgaagtgccactgactatatgaccGCATAGAAATTTGGGACTGCTCaccaacaaaactaaattttatctgttttcttaccactatagtcgcaacgtagtacacattccaaagcagtacttgttgattcactgatgactatagaaccaaaatcacttgatcaatctgttgcacaacaaactgacaacaacgactgcacacaaAGTTATTGCACCATTACTTAAAGCCGTTGTGAAATCTCTGATGACTCAACAGTCTTAGCTTTCTTTCataaaagtcacgattacatgtttcaataagacacaaaataatatatattttgttgtaaatagaGAGCGGACTATATTCATAAAATTAACTTTAACGTTTAACTTTTATTCATTTACATTGCGGAAGTATCaacttaaagttttcaaatgcgcattacaacaAATATCCCTAAACAGTgacaatataaaatataaatatactaATACTAAGATGACTATATACTACTAATTGGAAGTAACTATGAgctaataatataaataaaatatgcTAACTACTaataagattaaaaaaaactattcttatatacatataatacaatacataattaATAAGTTCAGAGTtcctaaatttaaaaataatttaaatcaAAGGCTACTCTAAAAAGATATGTCTTCAGctgtattaaaagagatttcttaaaacataaaattgtaaaaaccaacgataaaatccgacgtttcggagtgttcatgactccattatcaaggaaaatttaaaaaaaagataatgcAATTGCAACATTTAAAGCGGTTTTGGCGCGAAGAATTAACATAAGAGGGTGCGAAGAttgtaaaaaattgtaaaaagattataaaaatactttcgcacgaatgGAGTCTGCTTGCACGTTGAGATTTGGCTTTAACGATCTTATAAAAAGCATTTAGTAcactaagcagtcaaatttgtttttgcatttcttaaGCACTTTGAAACGCTCTAGCAGGCCCTGGGGCATTGTCCCGTGCATGTTCTTATAGTATCCTATTCTACACTGCACCCATTGTCGCATCGTATTAAGATTGGGGGTAAATTTGGCTCCCGACCCATGTGCACTTTGTGCACTCATATTACAATGACCTGAGACATCCCTGATGGGTTCCCAACTCCCCAACCTTATCCTCCAATTGGGAATCCATCGATTCGGTAATAGTATAAGCACTACTCTTTTATCCCCCCAAACCTAAATCATTGTCCTCTAACCAGTCCTCTATTAATCTGTATCAAGGGATCGTATTCCAGGGTTACTTGCAGGGAACGCGCAGAGGAAAcgcttcaatttatttatgtCCTGCCAATCCTGAGTGGGTCCTTCACTAACATCTACAAGCTTGGCTGATGCTCCATGGGGGTTAAGTACCTTTGCCAACTGCATGTAGTATAGGGCAGTATGTCGCCGTGACCAACCTCTATGATCCATGATCTCTGTCAGATCAGTCCCTGTAAGTGCTAACGTAATAGCGCATCCGGCGCGGAATCCATGGAGTGTCTCCCCCTCGTCCGCCCTCATTTCACTCAAGTATACTTTCAGGCGTGACTCCGCTGCCGAGGAAGAGAACGCAGCGTCACGGATGCCATGGTCAGGGGTGACGGGACGAAacagataactttttgtcaagTCTACTCCAATTTGGCGAGCCACCTCCATGTATTGTTCAATTCCACGAACGGGACAGATCTGAGTCTTGCACACCTCCTTATTCCAAACACGTTATCATCCCCACTCCGAAGTGTCTTTCCCCAGATATGGTTAAAGAGCAGTCCATCATCGTTAGGGAATCTCAATATTACGGGGACCTTGACTTGCCCAAGGTCTCCTGGTCTATCACCACTGAAGAAGGCCATCTTAAAATAGGCCTGGTCACGTGCTATTACAAATCGGTCAATCGTCCTTTCTGTCTTCTCTAACTTGTGAGAGAGATAGTTGGGTGAGCTTATGCACGAAAAAGGGCGTTGCCTGCTTCGGGGTTATACGCTCTTGCAGCTGTTCCACGGTGACCAAACGAAGGTAGTCCTTCACCAACTTGTCAGATGCTGGATTGCCTAAACCCAGCCGTTTATCCCAGTCACCATCCCTTCCTATAGCGTGAAAAATGGCTCTTAGCTTGCCTATATAGGAGTCAACTGTTTTGTAAGAGAGCCGTACTGGGCACCCACAATCAAATCTTCCTTTTTGGCCGAGAAACCGACAACCATTACGATGGACTTGGGTTTCCCCATCTTTATCCTTAAAGATGAGGAAGCGGCAAAGATCCCTTGGAGTACGGTTTCCACCGTAACATAACCAGGGAGGGCTGTCAAAAATCCCTCCAGTTCCTTTTTTAGAGAGTCTTTTTGTTTGGAGTAGTTTGTAGCCTTATCAAAATTCAGTAACTGGTCCAACCGGCTATCGATTTCTTTTACTTCAACTACAGGTATCTTAGACCTATCAAAACTTTGATCTTTCAATCTTCTTGCGAACCCACATCGCTGGCAAAAGCGGAAATCATGGTCATTGGAATGGGAACAGCTGGGACATGTTACTGAGGGTACGAATAATTTGGCAACCAGCGGAAGGTTCTTGAGTAAAGTAAGAGAAGCAGAAGGTAGGGTTACCTGATTTATTTTAGTCATTTCATGCATTGGACTCTTTTAAGGTGTGAAGGAGGAAACTATCAATGTTGAACTCATACACTTACCCTTCATTCTGTTACATTTACTAGTGACATTCTAGCCACGAGACGTCCCAGAGCATTGTAATTTACATTGTAGTGAACGACGTGTTCATATAGTTATCTTCTTGTCTATACTCTAGTAGCTGTAAGTTTATTAGGTCTCTTAGTTAAACTGTACTTTGAAAGCCCAAAGGTCACCCGGAATTCCTCTGCCTAAAACCCAGCCGTCACCGGATGGCCACAATAGCGCGTCCTCGTCACCCTCATGAGCCAACTTACGTGCTTTCGTAGAACATCGCTGTAGTAGAGGCCACCAGAACTTCCTCGGTTAGGCGTCTATGACCACCATGGTGCAAGACTGAGAAAAACACTGCAGGAATCGCAACGCCGGGCCAACCAATATCTCTGGTGGAAACACGTAAGGGCGTTGCATAACTGATGTATGACAGGTCAGATCTTGTACAAACATGTTGACTCCTAGGGACTCGGCAGATGGGTAGGGCGTAAAATGAGGTAGACATACCCCCGATCGGTCTCGCATCGCATTCGAATCGAGTGCCATGAGGTCACACGTGTGCCACTTGGCCTCGCCAAACGTCTGTTCAATCACCTCCCACAAGCGAGGCGACAATATGTAATCACCGTATGAGAGTCTACGAGACGGTGCGTCTGCAGGGTTTTCGTGCGTAGGGACATAAACCAGGCGAAGAAGGACATTTAGGCCGATATTAGTAGAAAATAAACGTTTCAGCGTGTCATTCAGCGTACGACTTCCGCTTCCTTGATTGTTCCATGCATGAATGACCGTCTGGTTGTTGACCATCACATCAATACGCTTATTACGGACTTGATCTTGAAAAGCTCGCAAGACTTTTTCAATGGCCAACGCTTCTTTGCAGGCAATGTCGAGCAGTTTCTCCTCTTCAGTCCAATAATCAGACGTTTCCATCTTAGGGGACACGAGTACTCCTCCCTAGCCTGACTGTGAAGCATCTGTCGACAACTTAATCTGGAAGTGCCTCTCCTCGCGCCAAGGCAAGGGGCTGTCCCAGTCCTTTATTAGAAGAGCCAATGAGCAATCTCTCTTCGGAGTTCTTCCGTAAGGTGGACTTTCTTCTTGGATCGTAGACCTTTGGAAATTGCCAAGTTCATCTCTCTTGTGTAGAGTCGTGCCGCTGGAACAACCAGGGAGAAGGGTACACACTTGCCCGCCAGTCTTTGAAGAGTTCTCACCGACACCAAGTTCGATTTCAATATCTCTTCTATTAATTCTAGGAACTTGCGtttttttttcggaattaaGTGGAAAACCTCTCGATTGGAATCGACTAGAAAACCAAGGTAAGGCACTATTTGGCGGGGTTTCAGAATGGATTTCGACAGCCCAAGGAAATAGCCAAGGCGGATGAGATGAAAGGCAGTCAGAAAGATCGCCGATTTTGCCGCTGCCAAATTCTTCTCTTCGAGCGTCCTAAAGCCAACATATTCTCCTTTGTTAAGGTCGACTTGAAGCTGGCCATTGTGTCTATCATCGATGTACAGGAGGCACGGTATGCCAAGGATGCGCAAATAGCTCGACACAGAAATCCCAATAGAGTGGCATACATAGGGGGAGATCTTCCATCCAAACGGAAGTGTGTTGTACATGAAGtaccatccccccccccccccccccacagaATCCCAAAATAGGTTCGACTCTCTTCTGAAAGGAGGACGTGGTCACAACCAGATTTATCATCCAAAACTGTCTGATACAAGTGTTTAGTAACGTACCGAGGGGCATCCACAATTCTATCAAGTGAGAATGGCTTATCTAACATCCACAAGTTTAGGAAACGTGCATCATAACAAAGCCTTGGCTTGGAGGGTTCGAATGTCAGCGGTAGCACTAGAAAGGATGGAGTCGCCTGTCAAACTTTGCCTACTAATAATATCGCCTCTGTCTGGAGACGAGTAAGTAGGGTCTCCCTTATAAACGTGGTAAATGGTTTACAGGACACATTGTTTTGGAAAATCTTGCTACGGGGCGGTCAGAGTCGTAGTTCGTCCTTTTGTAACTGCCTTTAAAGAGTGAGAAATAAGGGAAAATCGACACCTTATTTTCAATCCAGTTCCAAACCTCACTTCGTTTTGTTGGTTGGGATTCCGTCAGAACTCCGTCCCAGTTCTCTAAGGATCGGTGGAGTTGTCCTGCCACAAAATTATTGGGATCCCTGAACGTCAATTGGTCAACATCCCCAATAACTTCACCACTTTTGACTAGAGTCACTATGTGGTCAAGTTGGTCATTAACTGCCTCTTCCCTGTCGGTCAGTAAGGGGTTTCCCTCAGCATTGACCCATGTAACTTTATTGATTTGGACCTCCCACGAAGATGATACTGCGATATCGAGGCTGGAGTCTTCCTCCAATAACCAAAACGAATCCtaaacaagaatcggcaaacaagaatatttaacctaCAAAAATTTCATCTATTCATTTAAGGCTTTAATTTATTCAGGGGTCTTACACTCTAGATGCATCCAAGTCACAAAGTAACAAAGTACTCGATCCAAAGTATCTTACATTTG
The sequence above is a segment of the Montipora foliosa isolate CH-2021 chromosome 2, ASM3666993v2, whole genome shotgun sequence genome. Coding sequences within it:
- the LOC137991753 gene encoding golgin subfamily A member 6-like protein 25 — its product is MSKQIADDKSPSKDGRNNGTFRWSPEKDKLLLREVRFIEPYKFKHGTKESGQAWNEVANGVNQHEGFKVMRWDQRSVRDRFNKLLGDFKAKVRKEEGESGTNTEPFSEAETILEEIDEQMLSAKVDLASTTAKDSEQQKNERKKAMAIRDAAMNTWAKSKCVADSDEEESASEKPRGRKRRRGSDALQYLEAKCQADAEVKKQEVALRQQELALQQKRQEQFEAQLLHQQQHLQQQALQQQQQFNVQQQQCQQTQNLIVALWPKMSKN